The Pyxidicoccus sp. MSG2 DNA segment TGGAGGACATCCGCGAGGCGGCCTATGCCGAGTACGGCCACGCCTTCCCCGTGGAGGCGCTCCTGGACCTGTTCGGGTTGATGGAGCAGGGCGGAATCATGACGCGTGCCCGCTGAGGGCACCCCCACAGCCCGAACACGTTGAGCTACGACGGGCTCGAAGACGCTCGCGATGTGCAGTGCCCGCCATCGCGGGCCCGGTCCGGTGGAATGCGCCGGGGGCCCGTTTGTAGGTTCTGGGGCCCACGACGGAGGAATGCATGAGCGACCCGATGAATCCGACGCCCGCAGGAACCTCGCCGACGCCGCCCTCGGAGCCTCCACGGGGCTCCCGGGCGAAGACGCTGGCCGTCGTCCTCCTGCTGGGCGGTCTGGCCCTGGTGGCCTCGTACTACGGACTCCGGCGGCAGATTCGCGCGCCCGAGGTGGTCAGCGCGCCCGTGGTTGACGCGGGGCCCGCAGCGCCGCCGGTGGAAGAAGTGTCGCTGCCGGAGAGCGATGGTCGCGTCCGGGATTTGATGGGCCGGCTTTCGACCGAGCCCGAGTTCGCGAAGTGGCTCCAGGAGAAGGACCTGGTCCGGCGCTTCACGGCGGCGGTGAACAACGTGGCCGAGGGCGCCAGCCCGCGGATGGTCCTGGGGTTCCTCGCTCCGGCCGGTGGTTTCGCGGTCTCCCAGGTCGACAGGGCGACGACGGTCATCGACCCGAAGAGCTACGGGCGC contains these protein-coding regions:
- a CDS encoding DUF3014 domain-containing protein: MSDPMNPTPAGTSPTPPSEPPRGSRAKTLAVVLLLGGLALVASYYGLRRQIRAPEVVSAPVVDAGPAAPPVEEVSLPESDGRVRDLMGRLSTEPEFAKWLQEKDLVRRFTAAVNNVAEGASPRMVLGFLAPAGGFAVSQVDRATTVIDPKSYGRYDTVARVFGSLDAQAAGSVYRELKPLIDQAHREIAPPGQPFDRTFSQAIQHLLVVPVQEGPVEVKPQGALYAYASPELEGLSRAQKHLLRMGPENMRTIQAKLRELQSALGLPPMAER